One genomic window of Medicago truncatula cultivar Jemalong A17 chromosome 1, MtrunA17r5.0-ANR, whole genome shotgun sequence includes the following:
- the LOC25485178 gene encoding transcription factor DICHOTOMA — protein sequence MFSFPNNFPSSSSSSSYPNSTLSFLIDNPENNDFPNNNTTLLDDSLLSIPFTSTHHDVVPFPDTNFADCNNTAMFEQDNGYNFGVTSSFPIPNFVVTEQKQPATVIGGKKDRHSKIHTSQGLRDRRVRLSSEIARKFFDLQDMLEFDKPSNTLEWLFTKSDTAIKELARTKNAACYNNNNNDNSPFFDSNSNKSFSGGGGGDGSCSSKGRKLKWTQKEETKKESRERARARARERTCYKMCSSGRMQQEEIRYPGPGADSTNTQQMLQQLISSSTSPVDSTETEAYARWRQLLQLQTYSNPSFHNHHNLLDSEIPRDHGGFNVIEESIMIKRNMMSATSSQYHHQNLIPTIPKELPSFNHNINDYSLFPCSTPNWETSSNFCGIATMNLSTCFLNPW from the coding sequence ATGTTCTCTTTCCCTAATAATTTcccttcttcatcatcttcttcttcttaccCTAATAGTACCCTTTCTTTTCTCATTGACAATCCTGAAAATAATGATTTTCCAAATAACAATACTACTCTTCTTGATGATTCACTACTTTCTATTCCTTTCACATCAACACATCATGATGTTGTTCCATTCCCTGATACTAATTTTGCAGATTGTAACAACACTGCAATGTTTGAACAAGATAATGGCTACAACTTTGGTGTTACTAGTAGTTTTCCAATTCCAAATTTTGTTGTGACAGAGCAGAAACAACCAGCAACAGTTATAGGAGGAAAGAAAGATAGGCACAGTAAGATTCACACATCACAGGGTTTGAGAGACAGAAGGGTAAGATTGTCAAGTGAAATAGCAAGAAAGTTCTTTGATCTTCAAGATATGTTAGAGTTTGACAAACCAAGTAACACACTTGAGTGGCTTTTCACTAAATCTGACACTGCAATCAAAGAACTAGCTAGAACTAAAAACGCTGCttgttacaacaacaacaacaacgacaacagcCCATTTTTTGATTCAAATAGCAACAAATCATTTTCCGGCGGTGGTGGCGGTGATGGTAGTTGTTCTTCTAAAGGGAGAAAATTGAAATGGACAcagaaagaagaaacaaaaaaagagtCAAGAGAAAGAGCAAGAGCAAGAGCTAGAGAAAGGACTTGTTACAAGATGTGTAGCAGTGGAAGAATGCAACAAGAAGAAATTAGGTACCCTGGGCCTGGTGCAGATTCAACAAATACTCAACAAATGCTGCAACAATTgatttcatcttcaacatcACCTGTTGATAGTACTGAAACTGAGGCTTATGCAAGATGGCGTCAGCTTCTTCAACTTCAGACCTATAGTAACCCTTCttttcataatcatcataaccTATTGGATAGTGAAATACCTAGAGATCATGGTGGATTTAATGTGATTGAGGAATCCATTATGATTAAAAGGAACATGATGTCTGCTACTTCTTCTCAATATCATCACCAAAACCTAATTCCTACTATCCCTAAGGAATTACCAAGTTTCAACCACAATATTAATGATTACTCCTTATTCCCTTGTTCAACTCCAAATTGGGAGACTAGCTCCAACTTTTGTGGAATAGCCACTATGAATCTATCTACATGCTTCTTGAATCCGTGGTAA